A window of the Catharus ustulatus isolate bCatUst1 chromosome 23, bCatUst1.pri.v2, whole genome shotgun sequence genome harbors these coding sequences:
- the MAP3K3 gene encoding mitogen-activated protein kinase kinase kinase 3 isoform X1, with amino-acid sequence MDEQEALKSIMKDLVALQMGRRHRLPGYDTMKNKDTAHNKQKKHNASSPPLLGSPAIMNQCASAVEEKKIPNDVRIKFEHNGERRIIPFVRPVRYEDVQQKVKTAFGQPLDLHYMNNELSIPLKNQDDLDKAVDLLDRSSNVKSLRILLLSQDRNHTSSSPHSGLPKQVRIKTSQSVGDVSTPYQQPEPRSRHLSVSSQSTGRSSPPPGYVPERQQRIARQGSYTSIHSEGEFIPETSEQCMLDPLSSAENSVSGSCQSLDSPSFRKSRMSRAQSFPDNRQEFSDRENQIYDKAGKGGTYPRRYNVSMQHKDYSDGRRTFPRIRRHQGNLFTLVPSSRSLSTNGENLGLALQYLEPRGRLRSADSENALGVQERNIATKSPSAPMNWRRGKLLGQGAFGRVYLCYDVDTGRELAAKQVQFDPESPETSKEVSALECEIQLLKNLQHDRIVQYYGCLRDRAEKTLTIFMEYMPGGSVKDQLKAYGALTENVTRKYTRQILEGVSYLHSNMIVHRDIKGANILRDSAGNVKLGDFGASKRLQTICMSGTGIRSVTGTPYWMSPEVISGEGYGRKADVWSLGCTVVEMLTEKPPWAEYEAMAAIFKIATQPTNPQLPSHISEHCRDFLKQIFVEARHRPSAEELLRHQFAQLQY; translated from the exons ATGG ATGAGCAAGAGGCCCTGAAGTCCATCATGAAGGACCTGGTGGCACTGCAGATGGGCAGGCGGCACCGGCTGCCGGGATATGACACCATGAAGAACAAGGACACTGCTCACAACAAGCAG aaaaaacacaatgCCAGCAGTCCCCCCCTCTTGGGCAGCCCTGCAATAATGAACCAGTGTGCCTCTgcagtggaagaaaagaaaattccg AATGATGTCAGGATAAAGTTTGAACATAATGGGGAGAGACG GATTATCCCGTTCGTGCGTCCCGTGCGCTACGAAGACGTGCAGCAGAAAGTGAAAACAGCCTTTGGGCAGCCCCTGGACCTGCACTACATGAACAACGAG CTCTCTATTCCTTTGAAAAACCAAGATGACCTGGATAAAGCCGTGGATCTCCTGGACCGGAGCTCCAATGTGAAAAGCCTGAGGATCCTGTTGCTGTCCCAGGACAGGAACCAT ACCAGTTCTTCACCCCATTCTGGACTGCCCAAGCAGGTCAGGATTAAAACTTCCCAATCTGTGGGGGATGTGAGCACGCCCTACCAGCAGCCAGAACCCAGAAGTAGGCATCTGTCTGTCA GCTCGCAGAGCACGGGCCGCAGCTCGCCCCCGCCCGGCTACGTCCCCGAGCGGCAGCAGCGCATCGCGCGCCAGGGCTCCTACACCAGCATCCACAGCGAGGGAGAGTTCATCCCCGAGACCAGCGAGCAGTGC ATGTTGGACCCTCTAAGCAGTGCTGAAAACTCGGTGTCAGGAAGCTGCCAGTCCTTGGACAG TCCTTCTTTTCGGAAGTCGCGGATGTCGAGGGCGCAGAGCTTTCCTGACAACAGACAGGAGTTCTCAG ACCGTGAGAATCAGATCTACGACAAAGCAGGCAAGGGTGGGACCTACCCCCGGCGCTACAACGTCTCCATGCAGCACAAGGACTACAGCGACG GCCGGAGGACGTTTCCCCGGATCCGACGTCACCAAGGCAATCTGTTCACCCTGGTGCCTTCGAGCCGATCCCTGAGCACCAACGGGGAGAAcctggggctggccctgcagTACCTggagccgcggggccgcctGCGCAGCGCCGACAGCGAGAACGCGCTGGGCGTGCAGGAGAGGAACATTGCCACCAAGt cccccagtgctcccatgAACTGGCGCCGGGGGaagctgctgggccagggcgcCTTCGGCCGCGTGTACCTGTGCTACGACGTGGACACGGGCAGGGAGCTGGCGGCCAAGCAGGTCCAGTTTGATCCTGAGAGCCCCGAGACAAGCAAG GAAGTGAGTGCCCTGGAGTGTGAAATTCAGCTGCTGAAGAATCTCCAGCACGACCGTATCGTGCAGTATTACGGCTGCTTGAGGGACCGAGCAGAGAAGACCTTGACCATCTTCATGGAGTACATGCCAGGG GGCTCGGTGAAGGACCAGCTGAAGGCGTACGGGGCGCTCACCGAGAACGTCACCCGCAAATACACGCGGCAGATCCTCGAGGGCGTCTCCTACCTGCACAGCAACATGATCGTGCACAGGGACATCAAGG GTGCCAACATCCTGCGTGACTCTGCTGGGAACGTGAAGCTGGGGGACTTTGGGGCCAGCAAGCGTCTGCAGACGATCTGCATGTCGGGGACAGGGATCCGCTCGGTCACCGGCACGCCGTACTGGATGAGCCCCGAGGTGATCAGCGGGGAAGGCTACGGCAGGAAGGCCGACGTGTG GAGCCTGGGCTGCACCGTGGTGGAGATGCTGACAGAGAAGCCCCCCTGGGCAGAGTACGAGGCCATGGCAGCGATCTTCAAAATCGCCACGCAGCCCACGAACCCCCAGCTGCCCTCCCACATATCTGAACATTGCAGGGACTTCCTAAAGCAGATCTTTGTGGAAGCCAGGCACAGACCCTCTGCTGAAGAGCTGCTCAGACACCAGTTTGCACAGCTCCAGTACTGA
- the MAP3K3 gene encoding mitogen-activated protein kinase kinase kinase 3 isoform X2, with protein MDEQEALKSIMKDLVALQMGRRHRLPGYDTMKNKDTAHNKQKKHNASSPPLLGSPAIMNQCASAVEEKKIPNDVRIKFEHNGERRIIPFVRPVRYEDVQQKVKTAFGQPLDLHYMNNELSIPLKNQDDLDKAVDLLDRSSNVKSLRILLLSQDRNHTSSSPHSGLPKQVRIKTSQSVGDVSTPYQQPEPRSRHLSVSSQSTGRSSPPPGYVPERQQRIARQGSYTSIHSEGEFIPETSEQCMLDPLSSAENSVSGSCQSLDSPSFRKSRMSRAQSFPDNRQEFSDRENQIYDKAGKGGTYPRRYNVSMQHKDYSDGRRTFPRIRRHQGNLFTLVPSSRSLSTNGENLGLALQYLEPRGRLRSADSENALGVQERNIATKSPSAPMNWRRGKLLGQGAFGRVYLCYDVDTGRELAAKQVQFDPESPETSKEVSALECEIQLLKNLQHDRIVQYYGCLRDRAEKTLTIFMEYMPGGSVKDQLKAYGALTENVTRKYTRQILEGVSYLHSNMIVHRDIKGANILRDSAGNVKLGDFGASKRLQTICMSGTGIRSVTGTPYWMSPEEPGLHRGGDADREAPLGRVRGHGSDLQNRHAAHEPPAALPHI; from the exons ATGG ATGAGCAAGAGGCCCTGAAGTCCATCATGAAGGACCTGGTGGCACTGCAGATGGGCAGGCGGCACCGGCTGCCGGGATATGACACCATGAAGAACAAGGACACTGCTCACAACAAGCAG aaaaaacacaatgCCAGCAGTCCCCCCCTCTTGGGCAGCCCTGCAATAATGAACCAGTGTGCCTCTgcagtggaagaaaagaaaattccg AATGATGTCAGGATAAAGTTTGAACATAATGGGGAGAGACG GATTATCCCGTTCGTGCGTCCCGTGCGCTACGAAGACGTGCAGCAGAAAGTGAAAACAGCCTTTGGGCAGCCCCTGGACCTGCACTACATGAACAACGAG CTCTCTATTCCTTTGAAAAACCAAGATGACCTGGATAAAGCCGTGGATCTCCTGGACCGGAGCTCCAATGTGAAAAGCCTGAGGATCCTGTTGCTGTCCCAGGACAGGAACCAT ACCAGTTCTTCACCCCATTCTGGACTGCCCAAGCAGGTCAGGATTAAAACTTCCCAATCTGTGGGGGATGTGAGCACGCCCTACCAGCAGCCAGAACCCAGAAGTAGGCATCTGTCTGTCA GCTCGCAGAGCACGGGCCGCAGCTCGCCCCCGCCCGGCTACGTCCCCGAGCGGCAGCAGCGCATCGCGCGCCAGGGCTCCTACACCAGCATCCACAGCGAGGGAGAGTTCATCCCCGAGACCAGCGAGCAGTGC ATGTTGGACCCTCTAAGCAGTGCTGAAAACTCGGTGTCAGGAAGCTGCCAGTCCTTGGACAG TCCTTCTTTTCGGAAGTCGCGGATGTCGAGGGCGCAGAGCTTTCCTGACAACAGACAGGAGTTCTCAG ACCGTGAGAATCAGATCTACGACAAAGCAGGCAAGGGTGGGACCTACCCCCGGCGCTACAACGTCTCCATGCAGCACAAGGACTACAGCGACG GCCGGAGGACGTTTCCCCGGATCCGACGTCACCAAGGCAATCTGTTCACCCTGGTGCCTTCGAGCCGATCCCTGAGCACCAACGGGGAGAAcctggggctggccctgcagTACCTggagccgcggggccgcctGCGCAGCGCCGACAGCGAGAACGCGCTGGGCGTGCAGGAGAGGAACATTGCCACCAAGt cccccagtgctcccatgAACTGGCGCCGGGGGaagctgctgggccagggcgcCTTCGGCCGCGTGTACCTGTGCTACGACGTGGACACGGGCAGGGAGCTGGCGGCCAAGCAGGTCCAGTTTGATCCTGAGAGCCCCGAGACAAGCAAG GAAGTGAGTGCCCTGGAGTGTGAAATTCAGCTGCTGAAGAATCTCCAGCACGACCGTATCGTGCAGTATTACGGCTGCTTGAGGGACCGAGCAGAGAAGACCTTGACCATCTTCATGGAGTACATGCCAGGG GGCTCGGTGAAGGACCAGCTGAAGGCGTACGGGGCGCTCACCGAGAACGTCACCCGCAAATACACGCGGCAGATCCTCGAGGGCGTCTCCTACCTGCACAGCAACATGATCGTGCACAGGGACATCAAGG GTGCCAACATCCTGCGTGACTCTGCTGGGAACGTGAAGCTGGGGGACTTTGGGGCCAGCAAGCGTCTGCAGACGATCTGCATGTCGGGGACAGGGATCCGCTCGGTCACCGGCACGCCGTACTGGATGAGCCCCGAG GAGCCTGGGCTGCACCGTGGTGGAGATGCTGACAGAGAAGCCCCCCTGGGCAGAGTACGAGGCCATGGCAGCGATCTTCAAAATCGCCACGCAGCCCACGAACCCCCAGCTGCCCTCCCACATATCTGA